The Lacipirellula parvula genome window below encodes:
- a CDS encoding SBBP repeat-containing protein, producing the protein MSNFWRKAAIVAVLIRFLAATPVSASPVLEWSRQFGTAGEDRAYAIATDLLGNAYITGDTRGSLAAPLSGISDAFLSKFDASGNRVWTAQLGSTGGERSYGVATDGVGSVYISGATGGSLNGPQAGFGDAILSRYTTDGVLLWSRQLGTASADVSNAVAVDGIGNVFISGYTEDTFNGPHVGLQDAFLAKYDVAGNRIWTRQLGTKQLDSSLGLAVDGLGNVYTTGFTGGDLVNGTNHVELDAFLAKYDADGNRLWIKQLGQLVDTTTAIRSNGVTYDNLGNVYLTGFVGGEFAGPSAGVDSAFLCKFDANGNLLWKAQLAAGEGAQGQGVATDGQGNVYISGAASGDLQGPSAGLSDMFLSKFDQAGNRLWTMQLGSAETDFASGVSADFQGNVYITGFTSGSLGGANAGDDDIVIAKIRDTVPEPSACSLSVAAIVALISRSRRSSVRKRDDVLR; encoded by the coding sequence ATGTCTAACTTCTGGCGCAAAGCAGCGATTGTAGCAGTACTAATCCGTTTTCTTGCCGCAACGCCCGTCTCCGCATCGCCCGTGCTGGAGTGGTCTCGACAATTCGGCACTGCCGGTGAAGACCGTGCTTATGCCATCGCCACTGACCTGCTGGGAAATGCGTACATAACCGGGGACACGCGAGGATCGCTCGCCGCGCCCCTCTCCGGCATTAGCGACGCCTTTTTGAGTAAGTTCGATGCGAGCGGCAACCGAGTTTGGACGGCGCAACTCGGCTCCACAGGCGGCGAGCGAAGTTACGGCGTCGCGACTGACGGCGTCGGAAGCGTATACATCTCAGGCGCGACCGGCGGGTCGCTTAATGGTCCCCAGGCTGGTTTCGGCGACGCCATTCTCAGTCGATACACGACGGACGGAGTGCTGCTGTGGTCCAGGCAGCTTGGCACAGCCTCTGCCGACGTTAGCAACGCCGTGGCTGTCGACGGCATTGGCAACGTTTTCATTTCAGGATACACGGAGGATACATTCAACGGTCCTCACGTCGGGCTCCAGGACGCATTTCTCGCCAAGTACGACGTTGCCGGCAACAGAATTTGGACCAGGCAGCTCGGTACGAAGCAGCTCGATTCCAGTCTTGGCCTCGCCGTGGACGGCCTTGGAAACGTCTATACCACCGGCTTCACGGGAGGCGATTTAGTCAACGGCACGAATCACGTCGAACTCGATGCGTTCCTTGCCAAGTACGACGCTGACGGCAATCGACTTTGGATCAAACAGCTTGGGCAGCTTGTAGATACGACTACTGCCATTCGTAGCAATGGAGTGACGTATGACAATTTAGGAAACGTTTATCTGACAGGCTTCGTCGGAGGCGAGTTCGCCGGACCAAGCGCTGGAGTCGACAGCGCCTTTCTTTGTAAGTTCGACGCTAACGGCAATCTCCTTTGGAAGGCTCAACTCGCCGCCGGCGAGGGCGCTCAAGGCCAGGGCGTCGCCACGGACGGCCAAGGGAATGTGTACATCTCCGGGGCAGCTTCGGGCGACCTACAGGGACCTAGCGCCGGCTTGAGCGATATGTTTCTCAGCAAGTTCGACCAAGCTGGAAATCGCCTCTGGACGATGCAACTTGGCTCCGCGGAGACTGATTTTGCCAGCGGCGTGTCAGCTGATTTTCAAGGTAACGTTTACATCACCGGCTTCACGAGCGGAAGCCTCGGCGGCGCCAACGCGGGCGACGACGACATCGTCATCGCCAAGATTCGCGACACCGTCCCTGAGCCCAGCGCCTGTTCCCTGAGCGTTGCCGCGATCGTCGCTTTGATCAGTCGGAGTCGGCGAAGTTCCGTTAGAAAACGCGACGATGTTTTGCGTTAA
- a CDS encoding FG-GAP repeat protein (PEP-CTERM proteins occur, often in large numbers, in the proteomes of bacteria that also encode an exosortase, a predicted intramembrane cysteine proteinase. The presence of a PEP-CTERM domain at a protein's C-terminus predicts cleavage within the sorting domain, followed by covalent anchoring to some some component of the (usually Gram-negative) cell surface. Many PEP-CTERM proteins exhibit an unusual sequence composition that includes large numbers of potential glycosylation sites. Expression of one such protein has been shown restore the ability of a bacterium to form floc, a type of biofilm.) — protein sequence MRSSYLSYAVFSAFISFSFAVGAFAAPPSPTPLATFHVPGLATNDYLGWSLATDGQRVLVGTGLGSAYLYDPFTQQQLAKVTLPSADVGTSVALQGDSAVIAGTFDTYVYNFADLTNISKIKLTPSDYPGTRVGFSVDMSGDVVIAAAAKDPNNAAIGGAAYLFDRVTGNQIARLVANDGQENDGFGVAVAIDEGRAAVAALQPLSSSGGAVYLFDAEPSTVGNRQLAKYAPAPGLQSPGQFGYNVDLNDETLVATQPFGQSFIWPTAGTPAPLASSSGNIRAAADGVSVSSDYVALGIEIQGLVRIYDKTGKTVGILAPPPGSPIGFGLAVAIEGDLLAVSAGGGSPAASTVYVYRVQDVLVVPEPSSVAMTLLGVCGVAASSRRRPRR from the coding sequence ATGCGCTCAAGTTATCTTTCTTATGCCGTATTCTCGGCATTCATTAGTTTTTCTTTCGCAGTTGGGGCGTTCGCAGCGCCCCCCAGTCCGACGCCCCTGGCCACGTTTCACGTGCCGGGACTGGCGACGAACGATTATCTGGGGTGGAGTCTTGCCACCGACGGGCAGCGGGTGTTGGTTGGGACTGGCTTAGGGTCTGCCTACTTATACGATCCATTCACCCAGCAGCAGTTGGCGAAAGTGACGCTCCCGAGTGCAGATGTCGGCACTTCCGTGGCATTGCAGGGGGATAGCGCCGTTATTGCCGGGACTTTCGATACGTATGTCTACAACTTCGCAGATCTCACAAATATTTCGAAAATCAAGCTCACCCCGAGCGACTATCCCGGGACGCGAGTTGGGTTTTCCGTCGACATGAGCGGCGACGTCGTGATCGCAGCTGCTGCCAAAGACCCGAACAATGCGGCGATCGGCGGTGCAGCGTATTTGTTCGACCGCGTTACGGGCAATCAAATTGCGAGATTGGTCGCGAACGATGGCCAGGAGAACGACGGCTTCGGCGTTGCCGTCGCGATCGACGAAGGTCGCGCTGCGGTGGCTGCTCTGCAACCCTTATCTTCCAGCGGGGGCGCAGTCTACCTGTTCGATGCGGAACCAAGCACTGTCGGTAATCGACAGCTCGCGAAGTACGCTCCTGCTCCCGGCCTGCAAAGCCCTGGCCAGTTCGGATACAACGTGGACCTGAACGATGAGACGCTCGTCGCCACGCAGCCGTTCGGGCAATCATTCATTTGGCCGACTGCCGGAACGCCGGCGCCGTTGGCGTCCTCCTCTGGGAATATTCGTGCGGCTGCCGATGGAGTGAGCGTAAGTAGCGACTACGTCGCTCTGGGCATCGAGATCCAAGGATTGGTTCGGATCTACGACAAGACTGGAAAAACCGTAGGCATTCTCGCTCCGCCTCCAGGCAGTCCGATTGGTTTCGGATTGGCGGTTGCCATCGAAGGCGACTTGCTGGCTGTTAGCGCTGGTGGAGGCTCTCCCGCGGCGAGCACCGTGTACGTCTATCGCGTGCAGGACGTCCTTGTGGTGCCCGAACCTAGTAGCGTGGCGATGACGTTGCTGGGCGTTTGCGGGGTCGCCGCTTCAAGCCGACGCCGCCCCAGACGGTAG
- a CDS encoding PEP-CTERM sorting domain-containing protein (PEP-CTERM proteins occur, often in large numbers, in the proteomes of bacteria that also encode an exosortase, a predicted intramembrane cysteine proteinase. The presence of a PEP-CTERM domain at a protein's C-terminus predicts cleavage within the sorting domain, followed by covalent anchoring to some some component of the (usually Gram-negative) cell surface. Many PEP-CTERM proteins exhibit an unusual sequence composition that includes large numbers of potential glycosylation sites. Expression of one such protein has been shown restore the ability of a bacterium to form floc, a type of biofilm.), translated as MSFASDIHGNSQVGYGQLAGGERHAFLWHGTAQSAVDLHPLGYSYSDANGVDESSQVGAGVPTDGSAPYHALLWRGTAESVVDLHVPVYSETYACDGEGGGQTGWGIVRPSESQFVEHALLWKGTADSVVDLHPDGFARTRANGGGATSQVGYGSTSSDPPQSNALLWHGSANSVVNLHPPGFAYTQAEATAGEWQVGSGGVGNGLHARALAWRGSADSVVDLHSILEQQTRPNFLFSLATDVDELGNIAGWGFTTDGYSFAIRWSLVPEPTSVGMVGLALLSIVLQSRRRTN; from the coding sequence TTGTCGTTTGCAAGCGACATTCACGGCAATTCGCAAGTTGGCTACGGGCAACTCGCTGGGGGGGAACGCCATGCTTTCCTGTGGCATGGGACGGCTCAAAGCGCCGTTGACCTCCACCCCCTCGGTTATAGCTACTCGGACGCCAACGGCGTCGACGAATCCTCTCAAGTAGGAGCAGGCGTGCCGACTGACGGGAGCGCACCGTATCACGCCTTACTATGGCGAGGAACTGCGGAGAGCGTCGTTGACTTGCACGTACCGGTTTATTCGGAGACATACGCCTGCGATGGCGAAGGCGGCGGCCAGACAGGTTGGGGCATCGTCCGACCAAGCGAGTCGCAGTTCGTGGAGCACGCATTGCTGTGGAAGGGAACTGCCGATAGCGTCGTCGATCTCCATCCCGATGGTTTCGCGCGCACAAGGGCCAACGGAGGCGGAGCGACGTCTCAGGTTGGGTACGGATCTACATCGAGCGATCCGCCCCAAAGCAACGCGCTGCTATGGCATGGCAGTGCGAACAGCGTTGTCAACCTTCATCCGCCTGGATTTGCCTACACGCAGGCTGAAGCGACTGCAGGAGAGTGGCAGGTTGGTAGCGGGGGGGTCGGCAATGGCCTCCACGCGCGAGCTCTAGCTTGGAGAGGAAGCGCGGACAGCGTCGTTGACTTGCATAGTATCCTCGAGCAACAGACGCGACCGAACTTCTTGTTTTCGCTGGCGACAGACGTCGATGAGTTGGGCAACATCGCTGGCTGGGGATTCACCACAGATGGATATAGCTTCGCGATTCGCTGGTCGCTCGTACCAGAACCAACGAGCGTCGGTATGGTGGGACTGGCGCTACTGAGCATCGTCCTCCAGTCGCGACGCCGTACGAATTGA